In the Desulfitobacterium hafniense DCB-2 genome, TTTGTTTCCCCGCGGTAACCATGGCGGACACGTCGCCGACCGTAATAAGATTGGCTGGTTACGATCGGTACGAAACGGCAGCCGAAATTGCCAAATCTGGCTGGACAAAATCGGACTATGCTGTACTGGCTTATGGGGAAAACTATCCAGATGCCTTGGCGGCTGTCCCCTTAGCATACAAGTATGATGCACCGATTTTATTAACAAAATCAAATAGTATGCCGGAAGTGACAAAGCGGGTCATAAGCGGTTTACAGGTGAAAAATGTAATCATCATAGGCGGAACAGGTGTAATCTATGCGTCGGTTGAAGAGGAATTAGAAGCAATGGGTATCGATGTTAACCGCGTTTTTGGCTGTGATAGATATGAGACAGCCGTGGAGGTTGCCAAACAAATTACTGCTGCCCAAGATTCTCTGGAATTGTTTGTGGTAACAGGAGAGGACTATCCCGACGCTTTATCTGTGGGTTCGATTGCTGGGTTTAAACAAATGCCGATTATCATGGTGCCAAGTGACGGAGTTCCGGATTCGGTAAAGAATTATGTTTCTAGTGCAAATGTGAATAAAAGCTATGTTATAGGTTATTCGGATGTCGTTAGCGATTTGGTGTACAATGAATTTCCCAAAGCAGAGCGAATCTTGGGAGTGGATAAATATTCTAGAAATATAGCCGTAAATCAAAGATTTGAGAATGAATTTAAATCAGAAAAGATATGTCTGGCTACAGGAGAAGTATTTGCCGATGCTTTATCCGGCGGAGCGTATGCGGCCAAGATTGGGGAGCCGGTCATTCTGGTAAATAATGATCCTCCAGATAATACAAAGAGCTATTACCAACAAAGAGCGGCTAAGGCAAATAAAGTTAATGTATTTGGCGGAACAGGGATTGTACCGGAGCGTGTGATAGAAAATTTAAACCAGGGAAGTACTGTTTGGAGCGATAGTGTTTATCCAACAGGTGTAAGTTTAAACAAAAGTATACTAAACATACCGGCTGGGGGAAGCGAAACGCTGACGGCTCTATTGGAAACCTCTGACGCATCTGGTAACCCGGTATATGGAAATAGCGGTAACGTAACGTGGTCTTCGAGTAATCCAGCGGTAGCGACAGTAAGCGACTCAGGAAAGGTTGCAGGCTTAAAAGAGGGGACAACAGTTATTACGGTAACAGTTAAGAACGGGGGAAAGACGGCTAGCTGTAATGTAGGGGTATACAATAATGCATCGTTCGGCAATAACTTAGATTTTGATAAGTTTGAATTAACAATAAGCGATTTGAAAATTGGCGCGACCGAAGCCACCTTTAAGTTTCAGCTTCTTAAAAATGGTGAGGATATTACTGAGCTTGTCACTCTGAGAGCAGATGCGTTTGCTCCTAAAAGAGAAGTGAAGGATGAGATACTACCGGTAACCTTAGATAGT is a window encoding:
- a CDS encoding cell wall-binding repeat-containing protein, which gives rise to MTMERMPLTQSDKGSRCDIFYEEKIKMEGEFVMSMRKIITGSLLILAFVFTFCFPAVTMADTSPTVIRLAGYDRYETAAEIAKSGWTKSDYAVLAYGENYPDALAAVPLAYKYDAPILLTKSNSMPEVTKRVISGLQVKNVIIIGGTGVIYASVEEELEAMGIDVNRVFGCDRYETAVEVAKQITAAQDSLELFVVTGEDYPDALSVGSIAGFKQMPIIMVPSDGVPDSVKNYVSSANVNKSYVIGYSDVVSDLVYNEFPKAERILGVDKYSRNIAVNQRFENEFKSEKICLATGEVFADALSGGAYAAKIGEPVILVNNDPPDNTKSYYQQRAAKANKVNVFGGTGIVPERVIENLNQGSTVWSDSVYPTGVSLNKSILNIPAGGSETLTALLETSDASGNPVYGNSGNVTWSSSNPAVATVSDSGKVAGLKEGTTVITVTVKNGGKTASCNVGVYNNASFGNNLDFDKFELTISDLKIGATEATFKFQLLKNGEDITELVTLRADAFAPKREVKDEILPVTLDSLEETLKERATMQGKLPVTLNYSEKKGTIKFEDPSDGERLRWIYLYYEYNENGPWKGLLGTSYDCWKDGKQILSD